Proteins encoded in a region of the Synechococcus sp. BIOS-U3-1 genome:
- a CDS encoding histidine phosphatase family protein — translation MATHRQLWLLRHGATEWARDGRHTGNSNIPLLPEGEDEARRLAPVLSHQRFAAVFSSPLQRAQRTCELAGLGADMTVMNELLEWNYGDYEGITTLDIQRTVPGWNVFTHGCPNGEDAQAVQQRCETAIGIAMKTPGDGDVALFAHGHLLRALAGTWVGMGAIGGRLLMLSTGSLCVLGFEHGNHAIVRWNAPADGQF, via the coding sequence ATGGCCACTCACCGCCAGCTCTGGCTCCTTCGACATGGAGCCACCGAGTGGGCTCGCGACGGACGTCACACAGGCAACAGCAACATTCCTTTGCTTCCAGAAGGAGAGGACGAGGCACGTCGATTAGCTCCTGTCCTGAGCCATCAGCGGTTCGCTGCCGTCTTCAGCTCACCTCTACAACGCGCTCAGCGAACCTGCGAACTGGCAGGTCTGGGCGCAGATATGACGGTGATGAACGAGTTGCTGGAATGGAATTACGGTGATTACGAGGGAATCACCACTCTGGATATCCAGCGCACGGTGCCTGGCTGGAACGTCTTCACCCATGGCTGCCCCAATGGCGAAGACGCCCAAGCAGTGCAACAACGCTGTGAAACCGCCATTGGGATTGCTATGAAAACGCCTGGAGACGGAGATGTGGCGCTCTTCGCCCATGGACATCTGCTACGGGCCTTGGCAGGCACCTGGGTTGGGATGGGAGCTATCGGCGGCCGGCTGCTGATGTTGAGCACTGGAAGTCTCTGTGTGCTGGGTTTTGAGCACGGAAATCATGCGATCGTGCGCTGGAATGCGCCTGCTGACGGCCAGTTCTGA
- a CDS encoding cobyrinate a,c-diamide synthase → MACVIAAPASGSGKTLLSLCLIAWARQLGHSIQPFKVGPDYLDPQLLSLAANQPCRNLDLPLCGEDWVQLSFNGYGGRCDMALVEGVMGLFDGIGSSSDGSTADVAVNLALPVVLLVDAGGQARSLGALVRGFRDLDPRLNLAGVVLNRVSSPRHRELLEEVLTDIGVHCLGCLPVDPNLKLPNRHLGLAPAHELNALHKRLERWAALAEQHLNMEILQTLLRAPRPGPDPIRHVLSPELETSRQHSLPVAVAQDEAFHFRYPEMQECLELLGMPVLPWSPLSDAAPPVEATGLILPGGFPELHADQLSQCKTTFSSLHTWIRDKPIYAECGGMLLLGRGLADPEGRRHAMAGLLPFEAKRGRLQVGYRQLEARSDSLLLRRGERLRGHEFHRWQLCCESGESVGSWKPLWQVEGWKVERRVEGWNLPNLHASWVHLHWGGSSTIPCRWRAALGFAARQSVAAL, encoded by the coding sequence ATGGCCTGCGTGATCGCTGCTCCGGCCAGCGGCAGCGGAAAAACTCTGCTCAGCCTCTGCCTGATTGCCTGGGCCCGCCAACTTGGCCACAGCATTCAGCCCTTCAAGGTCGGACCCGACTATCTCGACCCCCAGCTGCTTTCGCTAGCAGCAAACCAGCCCTGCAGAAACCTTGACCTGCCCCTGTGTGGCGAGGACTGGGTGCAGCTCAGCTTCAACGGTTACGGGGGGCGTTGTGACATGGCCCTGGTTGAGGGCGTCATGGGGCTGTTCGATGGCATTGGTTCCAGTTCCGATGGGAGTACAGCCGATGTAGCTGTGAACCTTGCCCTTCCTGTGGTGTTGTTGGTGGACGCCGGAGGTCAGGCCCGTTCTCTCGGGGCACTGGTTCGAGGCTTCAGAGATCTCGATCCACGCCTCAACCTTGCTGGCGTCGTGCTGAATCGAGTCAGCAGTCCAAGGCATCGTGAGCTGCTTGAAGAGGTGCTCACGGACATCGGAGTGCACTGCCTGGGCTGCCTACCGGTGGATCCCAACCTAAAGCTGCCCAACCGGCATCTCGGGCTTGCTCCAGCCCATGAACTGAACGCTCTTCACAAGCGGCTGGAACGCTGGGCTGCTCTGGCGGAGCAGCACCTCAACATGGAAATACTCCAGACACTTCTGCGAGCACCAAGACCCGGCCCTGACCCGATTCGACACGTCTTATCTCCGGAGCTGGAGACCTCACGACAACACTCTTTGCCTGTCGCTGTTGCACAGGATGAAGCCTTCCACTTCCGCTACCCCGAGATGCAGGAATGCCTCGAGCTGTTGGGAATGCCAGTGCTGCCTTGGAGTCCCTTGAGCGATGCCGCACCACCAGTGGAAGCGACCGGCCTGATCCTGCCGGGGGGATTCCCGGAGCTGCATGCAGACCAACTGAGTCAATGCAAGACAACCTTCTCATCACTGCACACATGGATTCGCGACAAGCCGATCTACGCCGAATGCGGAGGGATGCTGCTACTGGGTCGAGGTCTGGCCGACCCGGAAGGGAGACGGCATGCCATGGCAGGTCTCTTGCCATTTGAAGCCAAACGAGGACGGTTGCAGGTGGGCTACAGACAGCTGGAAGCTCGCAGTGACAGTTTGCTATTGCGCAGGGGTGAACGGCTCAGGGGCCATGAATTTCACCGCTGGCAGCTGTGCTGTGAATCGGGGGAAAGCGTTGGCAGCTGGAAGCCGTTGTGGCAAGTTGAAGGTTGGAAAGTTGAGCGGAGAGTGGAGGGATGGAACCTGCCCAATCTGCACGCAAGCTGGGTTCACCTCCACTGGGGCGGATCCTCGACGATCCCCTGCAGATGGCGCGCCGCGCTCGGCTTCGCAGCGAGGCAGAGCGTCGCCGCTTTGTAA
- a CDS encoding histidine kinase has protein sequence MGGIDPTPRQQLTLLLVAGRHHLSSGDLRSLIQFLEQEDCGFDVTLQVADPVEHPELLELHRLVVTPALVKLQPMPKQVFAGTSIFQQLRGWVPRWQQDEVVSGLGLSLKPTELDGSRTQRELQLEDQLLVLRQENETLIDRLQSQERLLRMVAHELRTPLTAATLALQSQQLGQIDLNRFRDVLKRRLDEIALLSKDLLEVGSTRWEALFNPQRLDLASIAAEAILELEKLWLGRDVTINTDIPADLPLVFADQRRMRQVLLNLLENALKYTQDGGTIALGMVHRTSQWLQVSISDSGPGIPEAEQQRIFLDRVRLPQTSGGTSGFGVGLSVCRRIVEVHGGRIWVVSEPGKGACFTFNVPVWQGQGQEKLAAALTEGQSEP, from the coding sequence GTGGGCGGGATCGATCCCACACCACGTCAGCAGCTGACTTTGCTTCTGGTCGCAGGTCGTCACCATCTCTCCAGTGGTGATCTGCGTTCGCTGATCCAGTTCCTGGAACAGGAGGACTGCGGTTTTGACGTGACACTTCAGGTGGCTGATCCTGTCGAGCACCCCGAATTGCTGGAACTCCACCGCCTGGTGGTCACGCCTGCACTGGTGAAGTTGCAGCCGATGCCGAAGCAGGTCTTTGCAGGGACCAGCATTTTTCAGCAGCTGCGCGGCTGGGTGCCCCGATGGCAGCAGGATGAAGTTGTCAGTGGACTTGGCCTCAGCCTGAAGCCCACAGAACTGGATGGAAGTCGAACCCAGCGCGAGCTTCAACTCGAAGATCAGCTGCTGGTTCTACGGCAAGAAAATGAAACTCTGATTGACCGCCTCCAATCTCAGGAACGCCTTCTAAGAATGGTGGCTCACGAACTTCGCACGCCCCTAACCGCTGCGACGCTGGCACTACAGAGCCAGCAACTTGGCCAGATTGATCTCAACCGATTTCGCGACGTCCTGAAACGGCGCCTCGACGAAATTGCTCTGCTCTCCAAGGATCTACTGGAGGTGGGGAGCACGCGCTGGGAAGCTCTCTTCAACCCCCAGAGACTTGACCTAGCCAGCATTGCTGCAGAAGCCATCCTTGAACTTGAGAAGCTCTGGCTCGGCCGAGACGTGACCATCAACACCGACATTCCGGCCGATCTACCGCTCGTCTTCGCTGATCAGCGGCGCATGCGTCAGGTCCTACTCAATCTGCTGGAAAACGCTCTGAAATACACGCAAGACGGCGGCACGATTGCACTTGGCATGGTGCATCGCACTAGCCAGTGGTTACAGGTGAGTATTAGCGACAGCGGTCCTGGCATCCCTGAAGCTGAACAACAACGCATTTTTTTAGATCGTGTCCGACTTCCCCAAACATCGGGAGGAACATCGGGCTTCGGAGTAGGACTTTCTGTCTGCCGACGAATCGTTGAGGTCCATGGTGGACGCATCTGGGTTGTCTCAGAACCAGGCAAAGGAGCCTGCTTCACCTTCAATGTCCCTGTCTGGCAAGGACAAGGACAAGAGAAGTTGGCCGCTGCCTTGACGGAGGGTCAGTCGGAACCGTAA
- a CDS encoding glucose-6-phosphate dehydrogenase assembly protein OpcA — protein sequence MSPQLTLQTPLELPPSEVPGYLEQLWSRDQPNNVGAHTFCLLIWQPAWVEQQLVRTGRLDGPITGVQRSQLIAAGRQAVVDGDLPISTPPLTEVVATCLSQMDGGHTSEDLRGQHVDAALSNLRPRRLITLAPSLDAELPLETLVAAYCPLPEEGGGTVACGDVVVLRGGKPALQQGLTILDPLLPEELPSWVWWNGALDEAPELLQQLASSPRRLILDSALGEPGFCLNLLASRIEAGQAVNDLNWLRLGSWHQTLAMVFDSPHRRDALGHVVQLDIDVEGDHPVQGLLLGSWIADRLGWELQHTQSNPDQSISANFQRPDGTDIQMRVSPVPMGQPSIHPGQIVGLRLICKPDNQPAICVILCAESGGCMRLEAGGMASMELIEEVVPVQQSPVEADVSRQLEGGHDSTNPLLAAAAPLAAKLIS from the coding sequence ATGTCCCCCCAGCTCACGCTTCAAACCCCTCTTGAACTTCCTCCCTCTGAAGTACCCGGCTACCTGGAACAGCTCTGGTCGCGTGACCAGCCCAACAACGTCGGTGCCCACACGTTCTGCCTGCTCATCTGGCAACCGGCCTGGGTTGAGCAACAGCTTGTCCGCACCGGCCGCCTGGATGGCCCAATCACCGGCGTGCAGAGATCGCAGCTGATTGCTGCAGGTCGTCAGGCCGTGGTGGATGGCGATCTGCCCATCAGCACACCACCTCTCACAGAAGTTGTGGCGACTTGTCTCAGCCAGATGGACGGGGGGCATACCAGCGAGGATCTACGCGGCCAGCATGTGGATGCAGCTCTCAGCAACTTGCGCCCTCGGCGACTAATCACCTTGGCGCCCAGTCTTGATGCTGAACTCCCTCTTGAAACCCTGGTGGCTGCGTACTGTCCGCTCCCAGAAGAAGGCGGTGGAACGGTGGCCTGCGGCGATGTGGTGGTGTTGCGTGGAGGCAAGCCTGCACTGCAGCAGGGCTTAACAATCCTCGATCCTCTGTTGCCGGAGGAACTCCCCTCCTGGGTCTGGTGGAACGGAGCCCTTGATGAAGCACCTGAGCTCCTACAGCAACTCGCCAGCTCACCCCGGCGGCTAATTCTCGATTCCGCACTTGGAGAGCCTGGTTTCTGCCTCAACCTGTTGGCCTCAAGGATCGAAGCAGGGCAAGCGGTCAACGACCTGAACTGGCTACGACTTGGCAGCTGGCATCAGACCCTGGCCATGGTCTTCGATTCACCGCATCGGCGCGATGCCCTTGGCCACGTGGTTCAGCTCGACATTGATGTCGAAGGCGACCATCCAGTGCAAGGACTCCTGCTCGGATCCTGGATCGCTGACCGTCTGGGCTGGGAGTTGCAGCACACTCAAAGCAACCCTGACCAGAGCATCAGTGCCAACTTCCAGAGACCTGACGGCACTGATATTCAAATGCGCGTGTCGCCAGTACCTATGGGGCAGCCCAGTATTCACCCCGGTCAGATTGTGGGGCTTCGCCTGATCTGTAAACCAGACAACCAGCCTGCGATCTGCGTGATTCTCTGCGCTGAGTCTGGGGGCTGTATGCGCCTGGAAGCTGGTGGAATGGCCAGCATGGAATTGATTGAAGAAGTCGTTCCAGTGCAGCAGTCCCCTGTGGAGGCGGATGTTTCTCGCCAGCTGGAAGGCGGCCATGACTCCACCAACCCTCTACTCGCTGCGGCGGCCCCACTGGCTGCCAAGCTGATCAGCTGA
- the zwf gene encoding glucose-6-phosphate dehydrogenase, which produces MSETMTNPLRVGLRQERVIAPQCLVIFGASGDLTHRKLVPALFELFKQRRLPSEFALLGCARRPWSDEEFRQKMAEAMETTVNENRAAWEQFSAGMFYEPVDLQKPEDLVKLGHRLDEIDRTRATRSNRTFYLSVSPKFYGSGCRSLADAGLLKDPDRSRVVIEKPFGRDYGSAQTLNRLVQGCGQENQIFRIDHYLGKETVQNIMVLRFANTIFEPIWNRNYISSVQITAAETVGVEERAGYYETSGALRDMVQNHLTQMLAITAMETPGRFDPEAIRSEKAKVLQAARLADENEPWNCCIRGQYGPGGTQDSPLLGYRQEHGVDANSTTETYVAMKLFIDNWRWQGVPFYVRTGKRLPKRLSEVVLTFREAPVHLFDAAGGGPTANQLVLRIQPDEGAEFRFEVKSPGSGMRSRPVEMEFSYDESFGEPSDEGYVRLLADAMLGDPTLFTRSDEVEAAWRLYTPLLELIEDSPWQLPIHPYESRTWGPAASDALLARDGLLWRRP; this is translated from the coding sequence ATGAGCGAAACGATGACAAACCCGTTGAGGGTCGGCCTGCGTCAGGAGCGAGTCATCGCCCCTCAGTGCTTGGTGATCTTCGGCGCAAGCGGTGACCTCACACATCGCAAATTAGTGCCGGCGCTATTTGAGCTGTTCAAACAGCGCCGTCTGCCAAGTGAATTCGCACTGCTGGGATGTGCTCGACGCCCATGGAGTGATGAGGAATTCCGCCAAAAAATGGCGGAGGCCATGGAGACCACCGTGAACGAGAACCGTGCGGCCTGGGAACAATTCTCGGCAGGCATGTTCTATGAACCGGTGGATCTTCAAAAACCTGAGGATCTCGTCAAACTCGGCCATCGGCTCGACGAAATCGACAGGACACGAGCAACCCGCAGCAACCGTACGTTTTATCTATCAGTTTCACCCAAGTTTTATGGCAGTGGCTGCCGCTCTCTGGCCGACGCAGGACTGCTAAAGGATCCTGATCGCAGTCGTGTGGTGATCGAGAAACCCTTCGGCAGGGATTACGGCAGTGCTCAGACACTCAACCGCCTGGTGCAGGGCTGTGGACAAGAAAATCAGATCTTCCGCATAGATCACTACTTAGGCAAGGAAACCGTCCAGAACATCATGGTTCTGAGGTTTGCCAACACCATCTTCGAACCGATCTGGAACCGAAACTACATCTCGAGTGTTCAGATCACTGCCGCTGAAACTGTCGGTGTCGAAGAACGGGCCGGCTACTACGAAACATCCGGCGCTCTCAGGGACATGGTGCAGAACCACCTAACCCAGATGCTGGCGATCACGGCCATGGAAACACCTGGACGGTTCGACCCAGAAGCGATCCGCAGTGAAAAAGCCAAGGTTCTGCAAGCGGCTCGTCTGGCAGATGAAAACGAACCATGGAACTGCTGCATCCGTGGGCAGTACGGCCCCGGTGGAACTCAAGACTCACCTTTGCTCGGCTACCGCCAAGAACATGGCGTCGATGCCAACAGCACCACAGAAACCTATGTGGCGATGAAACTGTTCATCGACAACTGGCGTTGGCAGGGCGTGCCCTTCTATGTGCGCACAGGTAAACGACTGCCGAAGCGCCTCAGCGAGGTGGTGCTCACTTTCCGGGAAGCACCGGTACATCTCTTTGATGCCGCCGGAGGAGGGCCAACTGCTAATCAACTGGTCTTGAGAATTCAGCCGGATGAAGGGGCTGAATTCCGTTTTGAGGTGAAATCTCCCGGCTCCGGAATGCGCAGCCGACCGGTGGAGATGGAATTTTCCTACGACGAATCATTTGGAGAGCCCTCTGATGAGGGCTATGTCCGCCTGCTCGCAGACGCCATGCTCGGCGATCCCACGCTGTTCACCCGCAGTGATGAGGTAGAAGCAGCCTGGCGTCTCTACACACCTCTGCTGGAGCTGATTGAAGACAGCCCTTGGCAGCTGCCGATCCACCCCTATGAATCAAGAACCTGGGGTCCCGCTGCATCCGATGCCCTTCTTGCCCGAGATGGCTTGCTCTGGCGACGTCCATAA
- a CDS encoding SRPBCC family protein: MTTLQLATEVRQQTIEQTVERLPQGVRRLAVQLRTDQSVDQLWQVLTDYEGLSNFIPNLSSSKLIERSGNRVTLAQVGSQQLVLGLKFSAQVQLELTEHRPEGLLQFRMLKGDFRRFEGAWRLQAVPDQTLVLYELTVQGCLGMPVALIEQRLRQDLNDNLLAVEQETIRRFTES; the protein is encoded by the coding sequence TTGACGACTCTTCAGCTAGCGACAGAAGTCCGTCAGCAGACGATTGAGCAGACCGTCGAGCGTCTGCCCCAGGGGGTTCGTCGTTTGGCTGTTCAGCTGCGGACGGACCAGTCAGTGGACCAGCTTTGGCAGGTTCTCACTGACTATGAAGGCCTCAGCAATTTCATTCCCAACCTCAGCAGCAGCAAGCTGATTGAGCGGTCGGGCAATCGGGTCACGCTTGCTCAAGTTGGCAGTCAGCAACTGGTTTTAGGCCTGAAGTTCTCGGCTCAAGTGCAGTTGGAATTAACTGAGCATCGTCCCGAAGGATTGCTGCAATTCAGAATGCTGAAAGGTGATTTCCGACGTTTCGAAGGAGCCTGGCGTTTGCAGGCTGTTCCTGATCAAACCCTTGTTTTGTACGAACTCACTGTTCAGGGGTGTCTAGGTATGCCAGTGGCGCTGATCGAACAACGTCTGCGGCAGGACCTCAATGACAACCTCCTTGCGGTTGAGCAAGAAACCATCCGTCGATTCACGGAGTCCTGA
- a CDS encoding GAP family protein, which translates to MSDTTLWAELLAYGTGIGLSPIHIAVLLLLLLGPNPIKRGGWFLATWVITTLLAATLLVTVGHSLLLDMSHGSHHRTGLDLLAGGALVAIGGRELIKSLTEGSEPPAWTKGIDRFLTMPLPLLLLLGSVGELISPDDIVLFAKSAGVVLSAQLPTWQEVVGLIAFTFGASLFLLTPFVAVVLGRDKVVPLLEKGKAVLFARGSLLVGGVSLGLGLYLGWQGVSGLTMI; encoded by the coding sequence ATGAGCGACACAACCCTCTGGGCGGAACTCCTGGCCTATGGCACCGGCATTGGCCTCTCGCCGATCCATATCGCCGTTCTGTTGCTGCTGCTCCTGGGCCCGAACCCCATCAAAAGAGGTGGATGGTTCCTCGCAACCTGGGTGATCACCACGCTGCTCGCAGCCACGCTGTTAGTGACAGTCGGTCATTCCCTGCTTCTGGACATGAGTCATGGCTCCCATCACCGCACGGGCCTGGATCTGCTGGCCGGCGGAGCACTGGTCGCGATTGGCGGCCGAGAACTGATCAAATCACTGACCGAAGGCTCAGAGCCACCAGCCTGGACCAAGGGGATCGATCGTTTCCTAACCATGCCACTACCACTGCTGCTGCTGCTGGGATCGGTTGGTGAACTCATCAGTCCCGACGACATCGTGCTGTTCGCCAAGTCGGCTGGTGTTGTTTTGTCTGCCCAGCTGCCCACCTGGCAGGAAGTCGTGGGATTAATCGCTTTCACATTCGGAGCCAGTCTGTTTTTGCTCACACCTTTTGTTGCGGTTGTCCTTGGCCGCGACAAAGTCGTTCCCCTTCTTGAAAAAGGCAAAGCAGTGCTGTTTGCCCGTGGCAGCCTTCTAGTTGGTGGGGTGAGCCTGGGACTGGGTCTTTACCTGGGCTGGCAAGGTGTCAGCGGCCTGACGATGATCTGA
- a CDS encoding acylphosphatase, with protein MARRARLRSEAERRRFVTRSTRQRSITLQERWRFLVEGTVQGVGFRQACRRRALELGLSGWVRNLEDGRVEVQAEGDQLPLNELRLWCEQGPSEARVRLVRPCQMPITGADWFEIRQ; from the coding sequence ATGGCGCGCCGCGCTCGGCTTCGCAGCGAGGCAGAGCGTCGCCGCTTTGTAACCCGCAGTACCCGGCAGAGATCTATCACTCTTCAGGAACGCTGGCGTTTTCTGGTGGAAGGGACCGTTCAGGGCGTTGGCTTCCGGCAGGCCTGTCGGAGACGTGCTCTGGAACTGGGTCTCAGCGGCTGGGTCCGAAATCTGGAGGACGGCCGAGTGGAGGTGCAAGCGGAAGGCGATCAGCTCCCCCTCAACGAGCTGAGGCTTTGGTGTGAACAGGGACCCAGCGAAGCGAGGGTTCGTCTGGTCAGGCCCTGTCAGATGCCGATCACCGGTGCAGACTGGTTCGAAATCCGGCAATAA
- a CDS encoding FAD-binding oxidoreductase: protein MRVSSAGTSSYDERMFTLVVVWLQAGKHVRSEERITVSYDRLQTTVQTINGRGGQIQSVIPNNEPISAGAQATKATTAKAATAKASSSKASASKGSAKQAEKSVAAKAPVKPASKAVASKTPTKPVTKVDASKAPAKPAHQSVPVNLYKPKTPFEGTVLGNYSLLQEGAIGRVQHITFDLSGGEPLLEYVEGQSIGIIPEGTDAKGKPHKLRLYSIASTRHGDDMAGKTVSLCVRQLEYQNEAGEEIKGVCSTYLCDINPGDKVKITGPVGKEMLLPEDEEANVIMFATGTGIAPMRTYLRRMFEPNERDKNGWKFRGKAWLFMGAPKTPNLLYDDDFARYQEEFPDNFRYTKAISREQQNTKGGRMYIQDRVLEHSDEIFSMIEDPKTHVYMCGLRGMEPGIDEAMTAAAASKGLDWAELRPQLKKADRWHVETY, encoded by the coding sequence ATGCGTGTCAGCTCGGCGGGTACCAGCAGCTACGACGAACGGATGTTCACGCTGGTCGTTGTCTGGCTGCAGGCCGGCAAACATGTCCGATCGGAAGAGCGAATCACCGTTTCCTACGACCGCCTGCAAACCACTGTCCAGACGATCAACGGCAGAGGCGGCCAGATTCAGTCTGTGATTCCAAACAATGAGCCGATCTCAGCTGGTGCGCAGGCTACAAAAGCTACGACCGCTAAGGCTGCCACTGCAAAGGCTTCCTCTTCAAAGGCTTCCGCCTCAAAGGGTTCCGCCAAACAGGCTGAAAAGTCGGTAGCCGCTAAGGCTCCCGTAAAGCCTGCTTCTAAAGCAGTTGCATCCAAAACTCCCACCAAGCCTGTAACCAAAGTGGATGCTTCCAAGGCTCCTGCAAAGCCTGCTCACCAATCGGTTCCTGTCAATCTCTACAAACCCAAAACCCCCTTTGAAGGCACGGTTCTTGGCAACTACAGCCTTCTCCAAGAAGGGGCGATTGGACGTGTCCAGCACATCACCTTTGACCTCAGTGGGGGGGAACCCTTACTTGAGTACGTCGAAGGCCAGTCGATCGGCATCATTCCTGAAGGAACAGACGCCAAAGGCAAACCTCACAAGCTCCGCCTTTACTCGATTGCCAGTACACGCCATGGAGATGACATGGCGGGCAAAACGGTTTCACTCTGCGTCCGACAACTCGAATATCAGAACGAGGCCGGAGAAGAGATTAAAGGTGTTTGTTCAACCTATCTCTGCGATATCAACCCTGGGGACAAGGTCAAAATCACAGGCCCTGTGGGCAAAGAAATGCTTCTTCCTGAAGATGAAGAAGCCAATGTGATCATGTTTGCTACTGGCACTGGCATCGCCCCAATGCGGACCTACCTGCGTCGCATGTTTGAACCCAACGAGCGTGACAAAAACGGTTGGAAATTCCGCGGCAAAGCCTGGCTGTTCATGGGTGCCCCCAAGACTCCAAACCTTCTTTATGACGACGATTTCGCGAGGTATCAGGAAGAATTTCCTGATAACTTCCGCTATACGAAGGCAATCAGTCGCGAACAGCAAAACACCAAGGGCGGTCGCATGTACATCCAGGATCGCGTCCTGGAGCACTCCGATGAAATCTTCTCGATGATCGAAGATCCCAAGACGCATGTCTACATGTGTGGCCTACGCGGCATGGAACCCGGCATCGATGAAGCCATGACAGCTGCAGCTGCTTCCAAAGGATTGGATTGGGCTGAACTGCGTCCTCAACTGAAGAAAGCGGATCGCTGGCACGTGGAGACCTACTGA